One stretch of Rosistilla oblonga DNA includes these proteins:
- a CDS encoding type II toxin-antitoxin system RelE/ParE family toxin, whose translation MQVDFHPAATIELSESAEWYAERSSRAARNFLVAVDIAITSIMDAPKRFINIDDRHQSCSVIKFPFQIVFRVDDDRIVIIAVAHAKRRPGYWRDR comes from the coding sequence ATGCAGGTTGATTTCCACCCTGCTGCGACAATTGAACTTTCCGAGTCCGCCGAATGGTACGCCGAACGAAGTTCGAGAGCTGCACGCAATTTCCTGGTCGCTGTTGACATAGCTATTACGTCAATCATGGACGCCCCCAAACGGTTCATCAACATCGACGATCGGCACCAATCCTGCAGTGTCATCAAGTTTCCGTTTCAAATAGTTTTTCGGGTCGACGACGATCGTATCGTCATCATTGCCGTTGCCCACGCAAAACGCCGCCCTGGATATTGGCGTGACCGATAG
- a CDS encoding addiction module protein, whose translation MSQYQDILANATQLPINDRLRLIDDLASSVPDDHPPRLSPEWLAEIDRRSNEIDSGTAETENWSTIRARLFGKHGVGDAG comes from the coding sequence ATGTCCCAATACCAAGACATTCTCGCAAACGCGACGCAATTGCCGATTAACGACCGCCTTCGACTGATCGACGACTTAGCCTCGTCGGTTCCCGACGACCATCCACCGCGGCTTTCACCCGAGTGGCTCGCAGAGATCGACCGTCGTAGCAATGAGATTGACTCTGGCACTGCCGAAACCGAGAACTGGTCAACGATTCGCGCTCGATTGTTCGGCAAACACGGTGTCGGTGATGCAGGTTGA